From the genome of Virgibacillus proomii, one region includes:
- a CDS encoding nitroreductase family protein has protein sequence MKIQDYRKPNYPIDPIYIRRWSPRAFLSKDITKDDLNSLFEAAKWAPSAANMQPWRFIIAKQDADKKKFLSFIDESNVIWCKHAPVLVAIISKTDRKRPGSKNPTHAFDTGAAWGFLALEAARKGISTHAMGGFDRVKAKQVLEIPDNYAIHAIVAIGYQGDKQALPESLQQREVPSTRKKIEEFVFEGSFENR, from the coding sequence GTGAAGATTCAAGATTATCGAAAACCGAATTATCCAATTGATCCAATATATATACGAAGGTGGTCTCCAAGAGCGTTTTTATCAAAGGATATTACCAAAGATGATTTGAATAGTTTATTTGAAGCAGCTAAATGGGCACCGTCTGCAGCAAATATGCAGCCATGGCGTTTTATTATAGCTAAGCAAGATGCGGATAAAAAGAAATTTTTATCATTTATTGATGAGTCTAATGTAATTTGGTGTAAGCATGCACCTGTATTGGTAGCTATCATTTCTAAAACGGATAGGAAGCGTCCGGGCAGTAAGAACCCGACTCATGCTTTTGATACGGGAGCTGCTTGGGGATTTTTAGCATTAGAGGCAGCGCGAAAGGGAATTTCAACACATGCGATGGGAGGATTTGATCGAGTAAAAGCAAAGCAAGTATTAGAGATTCCAGATAATTATGCTATTCATGCTATTGTTGCCATTGGATATCAAGGGGATAAGCAAGCTCTTCCAGAAAGTTTACAGCAGCGGGAAGTACCATCTACTAGGAAAAAAATCGAGGAATTTGTTTTTGAAGGTAGTTTTGAAAATCGGTAA